CCTTCCGACCTGTTCTCGCCTGAACTGCTCGGCATGGCATCGTCGATCGGGATTGAGAAAGGCAAGCCTTTCAACCCTTCCCCGGAGCAGAAGGCCCTGCTCACCGAGGCGGTCGCCATTGGTAATGCCACAGCGCGTTCGATTCTGTTCGGACCGAAGGATCCCAAGAATTACATCTACCCCGGCAAGGCCGGTTACTGGCAAACCGGCTTCCCTGGTGGCAGTCACGAGTATTTGGTGGATAAGGGTAACGGTGGCCGCGATATGGATGGCCGCACGTTGTTCTTCTATCTGGCCACGGTGAATACACCGGCCATGGCCCTGGAAATTCCGGGTGTGGGCTCCCAGTACGCCTTCAGTTCAAGGGACGGCAGCGGCGCTTATCTCAATGGTTCCAACACCTACAAACTGAATATTCCGGCCAACCCTCCGGCTCAGAAATTCTGGTCGTTTGTGGTTTACGACCCGCAGACCCGTTCGATGCTGCAGACCGGCGAAATGCCCTATCCCAGCAAGAACAACAAGCGCAACGCTGACATGGTGAAGAATGCGGATGGCAGCATTGATCTCTACTTCGGCCCGCAAGCACCTACTGGAATGGAGGCTAACTGGGTGAAGACTGTTCCAGGCAAGGGATGGTTCGGCATCTTCCGTCTCTACGGACCCGGGCAGGAGTGGTTTGACCGCACCTGGAAACTCGGGGATATCGAAAAGGTCTGACCATGTTTCGACTTCACACGTGGGCTGATTGTTTTCCAGCGGGTGACTTCCGTCCGAAATCATTCAGGCAGACCATTGACTGATTTTTTGAATCGTGAACATGAAGACCGTTGATGTTGTTGTGATCGGTGGTGGCTTTGCCGGCGTCACCGCTGCCCGGGACCTGCAGAAGCGTGGATTCAAGGTGCTGGTGCTCGAGGCGCGCGATCGCTTAGGTGGTCGCACCTGGAGCACCGATCGCAATGGATTCCATGTGGAGCTGGGTGGCACCTGGATTCACTGGACCCAACCCTTTGTATGGGCGGAAAAGGAACGCTACGGCCTCGAGATTCAGGAGACTCCAGGGTGCGTTGCCGAGCGGGTGGCGATCAAGGTGGATGGTCAGGTTCAGGAGTTGCGTGAGGACCAACTCGGTGAGTTTGTCTCAGGTTTTGAGCAGTTCTTCGCTGAAGCTCAACTGGTCTGGGAACGTCCCTACGACTCCCATTACAACTGGCCCGCGATTGAGCAACGTGATGCCCTGAGTGTGGCCGATCGTCTCGCTTCTCTGGATCTCACGCCTTTACAGCGCACCAGCATTGGTGGCTTTCTCGAGATTTTGTCGATGAATCAGCCGCAGAATGCCTCCTATCTGGAGATGATGCGCTGTTGGTCGCTCACGGGGTGGAATTATTCCCTGTTCAATGACTCAGCAGCCCGCTACAAACTCAAGCGCGGCACCGGCGCTCTGGTGCAAGCGATGGCCAGTGATGGTGGCTTTGATGTGATGCTGGACACCAGCGTGACATCCATTCAGCAAACGGCCAACGGCGTGACGGTGACGACAGCAGCTGGTGAGCAGGTGAGTGCCAAGCGAGCAGTGGTCACCGTGCCGCTGAATGTGCTTCACAGCGTGGCGTTTGATCCTCCCCTGAAACCGGTGAAAGTGGAGGCCTCAAAACTCAAGCATGTGGGTGGTGGAGCCAAAGTGTTTTTTGAGGTTGAGGGAGACCCTGGTGCAGTGATGACTCTGGCCAGGTCGACTGACTCTGCGCTGATCGGCAGCTTCACCTATCAGCGCGGTGATCAGCGTTCTGTGTTGGTCGGTTTCAGTTTGGAGCCGGATGCACTGGAACGATCTGTTGCGGATTGGCAACTGGTTCTTGAGGAGTTTGTGCCCGGCATTCGGTTGCTGTCGACCTTCGGACATGACTGGGGAGGCGATGCTCTCTCCCAGGGGAGTTGGTGCACGTACCGCCCCTGCACCTTTGTCCGCTTCGCTGATGAACTACCAAAGCCAGACAACAATCTGTTCTTTGCCTCTGGTGATCATGGCGAGGGATGGCGCGGCTTCATTGAAGGCGCCATTTCCAGCGGATCCAAAACCGCAGTGGCTGTGGCGGCAAGCCTCAACCCCTGAAGCCTCCAATCTCTTCAGTAACGCTGATTAATCAAACAGCCAGCGCAGGCCTAGGTTAACTCCGCTCTGATAGGAGCTGTAGCCATTATTTTCTCTACCTCCTTCGAAATAAGCAATTCCAAAGTATTTATAGGAAAGCGAAATTTGCGCAGAATTTCCAAGTGCATAAGCAATTCCTACCTGAGCTGTTCCACTTAGATCCTCACTGCCACTGAGTCCAAA
Above is a window of Synechococcus sp. BIOS-E4-1 DNA encoding:
- a CDS encoding NAD(P)/FAD-dependent oxidoreductase, translated to MKTVDVVVIGGGFAGVTAARDLQKRGFKVLVLEARDRLGGRTWSTDRNGFHVELGGTWIHWTQPFVWAEKERYGLEIQETPGCVAERVAIKVDGQVQELREDQLGEFVSGFEQFFAEAQLVWERPYDSHYNWPAIEQRDALSVADRLASLDLTPLQRTSIGGFLEILSMNQPQNASYLEMMRCWSLTGWNYSLFNDSAARYKLKRGTGALVQAMASDGGFDVMLDTSVTSIQQTANGVTVTTAAGEQVSAKRAVVTVPLNVLHSVAFDPPLKPVKVEASKLKHVGGGAKVFFEVEGDPGAVMTLARSTDSALIGSFTYQRGDQRSVLVGFSLEPDALERSVADWQLVLEEFVPGIRLLSTFGHDWGGDALSQGSWCTYRPCTFVRFADELPKPDNNLFFASGDHGEGWRGFIEGAISSGSKTAVAVAASLNP